The genomic region CGGCATCAATAGTGATATTGATGTTATGCCCCCCCTTTTTGAATACCGACTGCACACTATTGACCAAACTTTCGATATACCCTTGCATTTCGATAACCGAAAGGTCATCGTTTTGATATAATTTTTGATGTATCAAGGCCATGGCCTTTACACGGCTCTTGCCTTCCTCCAAAGCTTCAATGGCCGCTTTGCTTCTGGTATTCTTGGTCTGTAAGCTCAATAAGCTTGAAACCATCTGCAAATTGTTTTTTACCCTATGGTGAATCTCTTTCAACAGGGAATCTTTTTCTACCAAAGAGTTTTCGATAAAATGCTTTTGTTCGGCGATCAAACGTTGGCTTTTTATACTTTTTAAATAGGCATATACCAGACCCGCAAAACCCAAAAGCGTAAAAATCAATGAAATGAACACTAAGCTTATTTGCTCTTCTTTTTCAAGCATTGCACTCCTGGACTTTTCAAGATCCAACCTTTGTTCGGCGATCATTTGTTTTGAAATGGCAACCTCTTGCTCGGCAACTGCCTGTAACTGTTGTGTCTTTATCTTTACTTCACTACTGTTGATAGAGTCTTGGATTTTTGAATTTTGTTTTAAGTAAGTATTTGCGGTTCTATAGTTGCCGGTCTTGTCATGATAAACGGAAAATAATCTGTTACGCTTAAAAATATGCGCTATATCTACCAAATTAAGTTCGGTATCCAAATACTCTTTTGCCTTTTTTAAATCCCCTTTTTGCAAATAACAATCTGCCAATGCCAAAGTATTCTCAATAATATCATCGGAATATTTTCCCGTATTGTATTCTGAAATGGTTTCAATGCTGCTTTCAAGGTTTGGGATGGCCAGGTCGAATTCCTTTAATTTTACCTGACATTTTCCTATGTTACCATCAATAACACCATTTAGAATGTTGGCCTGTAAGATTTCCGCTTCCGTTTTTACGTTTGTGATATCATTTAAGAAAACCACAATGTAGCCCTTCGCCTCTTTAAACTTGGTTAACGCAGTAGTGTAGGAATTATCCAATAGCAGATATTTCCCCACATTATTTTGATATTCCGCAGTAGCATAAAAGCCATGTTCCTCACTGTTTTTACTTTCCTCTAAAATATAGTCGTTCATCGCCTTGCGATGCATTCCCAAATCGGAATAGATATCGTAGAAAACTACCTTATCGATCAACCCAAGTCTGCGTTTTTCCTCACGTATGGCCACTTGCTTATCCGATAGTCTTAGTTTGGAATAGGTTTTATCCATTATATCCAATAAAAAACCCATTTTGGACTTATCAAAATCTTCTATTTTTTTGTACAATTCCTCAGCCAAGGATATACTTTTATAATAATTTCCAAGGTCGTATTCAATTTGGGATTGAATCAGTTTATAGTTTCGTATCCCGGAAGAATCACTGGATTTGAGTGAATTGTTCAGATAAATATTTACTTCGTCCAACCAATCGTATGCCGAATTTTCATTATACCTATTTTGGGCACAAAAAAAATAAGCGACCCTATTTTCAGATTTTTGAGTATCCTTAAATTCCTTTAAATAGTTTTTATCGTCTACAATGGTATCCAAATCAAGTGTGTCCTGCGCCACTACATGGACAGTACTCAAAAGGGTCGTAAAAACAATGGTTATAAATAAATTAAAGAAACTTTTCATAGTTTTTGAAAAAACCTATTGTAGTTTGATGTCTAGATATAGTTGAACCCAAACATAGGATTATAAAACGGTTTTATTAAATTTTTGTTGCCAATATGATCAAAACAAAAAAGACCATGCAATATAGCATAGCCTTTTGAATAGTTTATGAAAATGGTAAGATTTGGGTCTCTTAACTTGAGTTCAAATTTAGGGCGAAGTATTGTTACTATTTAATTATTGTTGTGTATGTGATAAATACTGTTGTGAAATGAAGTACATGCTTTTCATTTTACACTTTATCGATTTTTTGAACACTTAATAGATTGCATAAAAAAGCCCATACGGTAAAGTATAGGCTATATATATTTTCAGAGAATGTGTTATCGCTATGAGTTCATGGCAGAAATAATAAATTCCTTGAAATCTTTTGATATGGGTATAAGATTATTATTGATCATAATATCCTTTGAATTGATCGCATCAA from Costertonia aggregata harbors:
- a CDS encoding histidine kinase dimerization/phosphoacceptor domain -containing protein: MKSFFNLFITIVFTTLLSTVHVVAQDTLDLDTIVDDKNYLKEFKDTQKSENRVAYFFCAQNRYNENSAYDWLDEVNIYLNNSLKSSDSSGIRNYKLIQSQIEYDLGNYYKSISLAEELYKKIEDFDKSKMGFLLDIMDKTYSKLRLSDKQVAIREEKRRLGLIDKVVFYDIYSDLGMHRKAMNDYILEESKNSEEHGFYATAEYQNNVGKYLLLDNSYTTALTKFKEAKGYIVVFLNDITNVKTEAEILQANILNGVIDGNIGKCQVKLKEFDLAIPNLESSIETISEYNTGKYSDDIIENTLALADCYLQKGDLKKAKEYLDTELNLVDIAHIFKRNRLFSVYHDKTGNYRTANTYLKQNSKIQDSINSSEVKIKTQQLQAVAEQEVAISKQMIAEQRLDLEKSRSAMLEKEEQISLVFISLIFTLLGFAGLVYAYLKSIKSQRLIAEQKHFIENSLVEKDSLLKEIHHRVKNNLQMVSSLLSLQTKNTRSKAAIEALEEGKSRVKAMALIHQKLYQNDDLSVIEMQGYIESLVNSVQSVFKKGGHNINITIDAEGVELDIDRAIPFGLILNELVSNSFKYAFPDDKDDNGKIYIHLRKNAEQGFFEYTDNGIGLPEDTDERTQSSMGIRLMNRLVNQLQSVLNIDKTANGVRFWFNFK